TGCGCTCCGTCATTACACTAATGATAGCTTTGCTCTACGTTCTTCCGTTCCTCcggttattttatttctccCTTCCAccttctctctttctctcctTCACTTTTACAATCGTCCtcgtgttttattttatttcgtatTCTCTCTTGCAAACATCTTCGCATCATCATTCTCCCTTAACCGCGTCTCTTCTCAtctcaacttttattttcccTCTTCTCAAACTCTTATTTTTCTATCCTtcattttttactctaaaattCATTACATAGTTGATCGAGTTATAAAAGATTATggctaataattattatgtattttgtttaatttattataatgtatatttatttgttacttATTACATatcgtattttaaaatattattaattaaaataattattaaatacagaGAAGACGATCAAATTGTTGGATGTTACTTGGAAATTGAATCAACGATACCAGAGGATTATGGCGAGTATGAATGCCGAATCAGCAACGGCGCGGATGAGGAGATGACGCTATCAGCTTACATTTATCGTCGAGGTAAttacgtgttttttttttttttttacacaagtTTTCCTTCTGTGTAATTCAAagaataagataaaaaaaatttacattaaaacaattataataatattattattattattattattatcattatcattattttgtattatgcTTTGCATTGCGCATGCTCATATTGTTTTGGTATATATGaccttttattattcaatttttggattctttttttttttatattggaAATCACTAGGAATTTTTacgaatataaaatatatcatgtACCTGAAGCTCGGAAAGTTTTTCatgcaacgaaaatgaaaataatttatgtaatttgactctAAAAGTGGCTTAGGGGTAGTTGGAGGTGGCCTGCAATTTTTGGTTgacgtgcaaaatattttagaaatctagaaccagtagattttttatttttcatttcattttttttttactattgctCCGtaaaaaacgttccaatcttcaggtacataataTACCAGggggaattttgaaaagtatcGGAATTTAATTGcgacagttaaaaattaaaaaatttccactaataGACAAGTCAGAAAAATgcagggatattaaaaaattttcgaatttttaagtgattttcCACAGGCTGTAACTCGAAAGAAAATCGTCGTACTTTTAATAACAagaaaagcaaattgtagcttcaaatgttcataaaaaaaaaacatctgctggctttataatttttttttcgataattacgattgattttttattattccgGAACCgcgcataataaaaaaattccaaggccagatcagaaaactagacacttgaagctacaatttgccttttttgtttttgtcgtaCGATCATTTTCCTTTGAGTTACAGTCTTTTGAAAATcgcttaaaaattttgagtttttttaatatctcttAATTttactcataaaattttttattaatgatattaacTTACATACTTTTACAATCGAGTAATCAAAAGTAGgccatattaatttaattattgacaataaaaattttgaatatctcaatgatacgaataaaatttctgaatcagggaaaaatgtaaaaacttTACCGGGAAACAGAgaaatatcagggaattttgaaatgatttctttattatactaatatatattcataaaacaatttaataaatattattataattttttatatatttaatagaacCTCATTTCGACTTTGGACTACGCTCAGGCTCATGGAGAAAAGCTCTGTTATTTGCAGTCCTAGGTCTCGTTCTATTTGTATCTATTGGCGCATTTTTCGTCAGATGTTGGCTCCCAATGGCTGTTATTTGTCAtaataaattccaaaaatcCACAGAAAAtggtattaaaattaaacatataCTTTAAGTatctaattatcaaaaatttttaataataaaattctttattaatagatGGTAAAGAATTTGATGCAGTAGTTTGTTATCATGAAAAAGATGCAGCACTTGCAGTCAACACACTGATACCTACTTTAAAGACAAAGTATAATTACAAATGTTCGACACTTGAATTAACGCATTTGACTCGTAActgtaagtatttattttttcaaacttctatttaaataaatattaaaattgaatagaataaaattaaaatttattattatagggAATTTGGAAATAGGATCAAGTGCTTCGTCATCTCGCAGAGTAATTGTAATATTAAGTCCGAATGCGCTCGAAAATGAATGGACAGATACTAAAGTAACTCAAGCATTGAAACAACTGTCTCTGATATCAAACCAAgtagttgttattattttaaatgaactgTCAAACGTAGCAGCTTTTGCTAAATCCACTGGACACTGTGTCGACGCAGCCTGTGCAGATGGAATTGTCCTTGACAAAATGACCATACTGAGATGGAAAGTTGATTCTGAAAAAGACACCGGCGGTTATAAATTTTGGTGTAGACTCAGACTGGCTCTGCCCCCCGTAAGATCAACACCCACAGAATCCTCGCCGGATTTTCAAACGAGGTGTCAATCTGTTGCTATGATcgtacaaaataataataaatccacTCCACAAAAGACTCAATCTCGTGAGAGCTTAGAAGTGCtcgtgtaaaatttttttaaattatattctgTCATGTTTcatattaaaactttttttttacttattacttTGTAGATTCattgtaatattaatattatatttttttttagtcagtaaaaattattgtaaatatttaagtcTAAGTCTTAGCGTATGATGTTGCAAGTTGCCTgctaaatttcttttttttctatatttattatttaattacaaaaaatatttatcttaattatttttacgtaaGTTTACTTCCGCTTATTACGAGCGACTAAAGAAATATTTCCAAATAATTGGAAGCATTAAatgattgataattttaacaactactttttatttttgaagtgaaaaaaaaaaatgtaatgaacttttttaaaggctgtttttttggaaaaaattatcgttttaatttaattaagacaaaagtattttaatactttgtatagttttatataaaacatcaTAAACGTCAtccaaatgaattttattttttttttgcgcgtAAACGTTATCTTACTGCcagtattataaaaaaaaaatgttaaaaaaacttatgTATACTGTAAGTAAAAGATGTGTTTAGACAAGatatttacttatatataaatagtcagagtaaaattgtaaattataaaaaaaatccataaaaaagattttgttttCGGGTAAATAAAATGTACGTACGGaatagaatattatttttaatgaatcatAAGCTCAAGCGTACGTACtagtaatttcaaaaaataaaacgaacgtttttttaatagagaaaaaaaatctacgtaaataaataaacaaatatgagtattataaatatattattaattataatatgattttaaatgtATACGCTTTTGttattatctttattactTTAGGCACTTGTACTTGGGAATAAATTTCTcatttaatcttttattttattttattttttttactttcccgtttattgtttatattattattatttttactagtGAATAAGATAAAGttaataaactaaatttacatttaatgtacagcgttaattattttatcatttttcttgGAGTTATTAATGAATCAACTGAATGattattaaacttaaaaataataatagttgacagatttattatttttgtacaaCGTTTCGTTCTGTCGGAACTTTATCAAGTGctgattattatgattatatcGTATAGTTATGgtcattctcagacagtgctcCCACtttctaaaatattcaatgacttaattgtaatgaaagtattaaaattttgataatttaaaaaaagtttgagcattaatttaaaaaaggacAATTTCGCTGAGATATAgacctaagaaaaaattacagtcgctatcaattaggagttgaacaaaatttgaaaattggaattataaaattgacatgaagattttactgaaatttactcaacaaattttttttaattccaaattaatatcaattgtcagtaattttttttttttaaattcatatctCAGCAAAATTGTTCTTTTTTCAACtaatgctttaatttattgataaaacttTAATACGCTTATGAAAATtgagtcattaaaaatttttaaaaagtggagactgaaaatggcctcaaaaattaatcaaaatttaaccttcttattaaatttactctccagtctaaaattaaaaaataatgtatagtatacggaaaaaaatagtagtggtTATTCTCTCctgattaaatatattcattgaaaaggactgaaaattatttcaattcttttcaatttcacggaggttttggaaagtattgaatggaattgaaatttcgatcatttgaatactttctaatTCTTAAAATGGAATTCagaagtattgaaaagaattcaattttttatcatttcaataccttccaatatggaattattttggtattgagaaggattcagaaagattcaaaaatttcaattcatttgaattcttttcaatcttGCACTCGATCCGAAATATCgaactattttggtattgaaaaggattcaaaaatttcaattcttttcaatcccataCGTGACTCTAAAATTCGAAACTTTTTTGgtattgaaaagtattcagaaagattaaaaatatcaatttatttgaatcttttccaattcctcggaagtttagaaattcttatattattttggaattgaaaagtattaattttatgtccaaATGAGAACCTTGggttatagaaagtattcaaaaggattcaattctcatctttttcaatacttttcaatgatcatttttaatcagggctgggatagtactgagtactttctgtaaaaaaaaattgtagacagtactgtatgctatctagactgAATCCACTACTGCCCGGgatagtactcagtactatccagAGAACAGTGGATATAGTCTAGATAACATACAGtactgtttaaaatttttttttacagaaagtaccctactatcccagagagtagccactactattttttttccgtgtatatatttaattattctatttCTGGTTACAGTATTTCTAAAATTCCGAAAGGAACGAAAAGTTAtacaaaaatagtaaataaattattaaataacaaacttgttcaaaaaatttcctgcTACTATTAATTCATGAAGATGGACATGAGCCaacgtaattaataataaaaatgtcattaaaataacttagacactaataaataaatcaatttttttgacagtaaattattgtgatgaaaaatgatttaatttacttaattatgcATTACAAtttcgttaattaatttttttttcttgtcttataatttttatactcaGACATGGACGAATAGACAAATATATGACAATGAcaataatgtttattattaaatataaatataaatgtatagcattaacaataaatataattcataGTCACAATAACAATAGCACCAtacacaaatttaattataaatataaatcactaattctttttaattaaaa
The Microplitis mediator isolate UGA2020A chromosome 6, iyMicMedi2.1, whole genome shotgun sequence genome window above contains:
- the LOC130669763 gene encoding single Ig IL-1-related receptor-like — its product is MAKSRIILSRCCIYYIHALVMFSMIVLVIAGPPPPRDDELEEYCLMHRFDKLPGGLRFTKEVVSTEYANVGAFKAIHCCLRGYRSIEWYKDDRPYPWPGALSHFILFPESANQTIYTRAARVSDAGIYSCRARNDTDTLSSDISLGIVGEDSSGYTGKPLPTYKPISQLVPFGDAARLFCEAYLGKVDLPDAKNSVTWTKAGSNITFSNTGRVSNHRVSREDDQIVGCYLEIESTIPEDYGEYECRISNGADEEMTLSAYIYRREPHFDFGLRSGSWRKALLFAVLGLVLFVSIGAFFVRCWLPMAVICHNKFQKSTENDGKEFDAVVCYHEKDAALAVNTLIPTLKTKYNYKCSTLELTHLTRNWNLEIGSSASSSRRVIVILSPNALENEWTDTKVTQALKQLSLISNQVVVIILNELSNVAAFAKSTGHCVDAACADGIVLDKMTILRWKVDSEKDTGGYKFWCRLRLALPPVRSTPTESSPDFQTRCQSVAMIVQNNNKSTPQKTQSRESLEVLV